In Miscanthus floridulus cultivar M001 chromosome 5, ASM1932011v1, whole genome shotgun sequence, one genomic interval encodes:
- the LOC136450708 gene encoding metal tolerance protein 5 isoform X3 has translation MSAAAAAANGGEGEELLLLSAVEAGRGGGAPAEAEESWRLNFEGFRPPEVHQQRPPTAQGPEDVVAEYYQQQVEMLEGFSEMDTLTDRGFLPGMSKEEREKVARSETLAIRLSNIANMVLFAAKVYASVRSGSLSIIASTLDSLLDLLSGFILWFTAFSMQTPNPYRYPIGKKRMQPLGILVFASVMATLGLQIILESIRSLASDGDEFSLTSDQEKWLVDIMLSVTLVKLALVIYCRSFTNEIVKAYAQDHFFDVITNVIGLVAALLANYIEGWIDPLGAIILAIYTIRTWSMTVLENVHSLVGQSASPEYLQKLTYLCWNHHKAVRHIDTVRAYTFGSHYFVEVDIVLPSNMPLREAHDIGEALQEKLERLPEIERAFVHLDYEFTHRPEHALSHEE, from the exons ATGtctgcggcagcggcggcggcgaacggcGGGGAGGGAGAGGAGCTCCTCCTGCTCTCGGCCGTGGAGGCTGGCCGCGGTGGCGGCGCGCCCGCCGAGGCGGAGGAGTCGTGGCGGCTCAACTTCGAGGGATTCCGGCCGCCGGAGGTCCACCAGCAGAGGCCGCCGACCG CTCAAGGTCCTGAGGATGTTGTTGCTGAGTACTACCAACAGCAAGTGGAGATGCTGGAGGGTTTTAGTGAGATGGACACACTTACAGATCGTGGTTTCCTTCCTGGAATGTCCAAG GAAGAACGAGAAAAGGTTGCCAGGAGTGAAACATTAGCCATACGGCTGTCTAACATTGCAAATATGGTTCTCTTTGCTGCAAAAGTGTATGCTTCAGTAAGGAGTGGCTCACTTTCTATTATCGCATCAACTTTGGATTCTCTTCTAGACTTGTTGTCAGGATTTATCTTGTGGTTTACTGCCTTTTCAATGCAAACACCAAATCCCTACAGATACCCAATTGGAAAAAAGCGTATGCAGCCGCTG GGAATACTTGTTTTTGCTTCTGTTATGGCAACCCTTGGCCTTCAGATAATTCTAGAATCAATACGCTCATTGGCGTCTGAT GGAGATGAATTCAGCTTAACAAGTGATCAAGAAAAGTGGCTTGTGGACATCATGCTTTCCGTGACATTGGTAAAACTTGCCCTGGTTATATATTGCCGCTCATTCACCAACGAAATTGTCAAAGCATATGCACAGGATCATTTTTTCGATGTCATCACAAATGTAATTGGCTTGGTTGCTGCACTACTTGCCAATTATATTGAGGGCTGGATCGACCCACTCGGTGCAATCATT CTGGCAATCTACACGATCAGAACATGGTCGATGACGGTGCTGGAGAACGTGCACTCCCTGGTGGGGCAGTCGGCCTCGCCGGAGTACCTCCAGAAGCTGACTTACCTGTGCTGGAACCACCACAAGGCCGTGCGGCATATCGACACAGTGCGTGCCTACACGTTTGGTTCCCACTACTTCGTGGAGGTGGACATCGTGCTGCCGTCGAACATGCCGCTGCGGGAGGCTCACGACATCGGCGAGGCTCTGCAGGAGAAGCTGGAGCGCCTGCCAGAGATCGAGCGCGCGTTCGTCCACCTCGACTACGAGTTCACCCACCGGCCCGAGCACGCCTTGTCCCACGAGGAATAG
- the LOC136450707 gene encoding serine/threonine-protein kinase AFC1-like, which produces MEAQWLAEYPHQGADKRPRKRPRFAWDVAPTLFQAPKAIPMLYCGQELINGNFTTAFLPPPPIYYTGPPRNLSPPWRPDDKDGHYVFVVGENLTPRYRILSKMGEGTFGQVLECWDMENQETVAIKIVRSLQKYREAAMIEIDVLQRLGKHDFTGSRCVQIRNWFDYRNHICIVFEKLGPSLYDFLRKNSYRSFPIDLIREFARQILESVAFMHDLRLIHTDLKPENILLVSSESIMVPDYKVSIRPPKDGSFFKNLPKSSAIKLIDFGSTTFESQDHNYVVSTRHYRAPEVILGLGWNYPCDLWSVGCILVELCSGEALFQTHENLEHLAMMERVLGPLPKHMIVRADRRAEKYFKHGVRLDWPEGAASRESMKAVWKLPRLQNLVMQHVDHSAGDLIDLLQGLLRYDPNERLKAREALRHPFFTRCIRKCGF; this is translated from the exons ATGGAGGCGCAGTGGCTCGCCGAGTATCCGCACCAGGGTGCCGACAAGCGGCCGCGCAAGCGGCCCCGGTTCGCCTGGGATGTCGCGCCCACGCTGTTCCAGGCCCCCAAG GCAATTCCGATGCTATATTGTGGGCAGGAACTAATTAATGGTAATTTCACGACTGCATTTCTTCCGCCGCCACCGATTTATTACACCGGGCCTCCACGGAATCTTTCGCCTCCTTGGAGACCAGATGACAAGGATGGGCACTATGTTTTTGTAGTTGGAGAGAATCTCACACCAAGAT ATAGGATACTTAGCAAGATGGGTGAAG GGACATTTGGACAAGTTTTGGAATGCTGGGACATGGAAAACCAAGAAACAGTGGCCATCAAGATTGTGCGCTCCCTCCAGAAATACCGAGAGGCTGCTATGATAGAAATTGATGTGCTCCAGAGACTTGGGAAGCATGACTTTACTGGCAGCCG TTGTGTGCAAATACGGAATTGGTTTGACTATCGTAATCATATATGTATA GTATTTGAGAAGCTTGGGCCAAGCCTATATGACTTTCTGCGAAAGAATAGCTACCGTTCATTTCCTATTGACCTTATCCGAGAATTTGCCAGACAAATATTAGAGTCTGTTGCAT TTATGCATGACTTGCGACTTATTCACACGGATCTGAAGCCAGAGAACATTCTTCTTGTTTCATCAGAGTCTATCATGGTGCCTGATTATAAG GTTTCTATACGACCACCAAAGGATGGTTCTTTCTTCAAGAACCTTCCAAAATCTAGTGCTATCAAGCTGATTGATTTTGGGAGTACGACTTTCGAGAGCCAAGACCACAATTATGTGGTGTCGACAAGACATTACCGTGCACCAGAAGTTATCCTTG GTCTTGGGTGGAACTATCCATGCGACTTGTGGAGTGTGGGTTGCATTTTAGTTGAGCTCTGTTCG GGGGAAGCTCTATTTCAAACACATGAAAATTTGGAGCATTTGGCTATGATGGAGAGGGTCTTAGGGCCCCTCCCGAAGCATATGATTGTCAGAGCTGA TCGACGTGCTGAAAAATACTTCAAGCACGGAGTAAGGTTGGACTGGCCAGAGGGAGCGGCCTCACGAGAGAGCATGAAGGCAGTCTGGAAATTGCCTCGTCTGCAG AACCTTGTGATGCAACATGTTGATCATTCTGCTGGAGATCTAATTGATCTTCTTCAAGGACTTCTTCGGTATGATCCTAATGAGCGCCTTAAAGCACGTGAAGCTCTACGACACCCTTTCTTTACCAGATGCATCAGAAAATGTGGTTTCTGA
- the LOC136450708 gene encoding metal tolerance protein 5 isoform X2: MSAAAAAANGGEGEELLLLSAVEAGRGGGAPAEAEESWRLNFEGFRPPEVHQQRPPTGPLHHCLGVLAQGPEDVVAEYYQQQVEMLEGFSEMDTLTDRGFLPGMSKEEREKVARSETLAIRLSNIANMVLFAAKVYASVRSGSLSIIASTLDSLLDLLSGFILWFTAFSMQTPNPYRYPIGKKRMQPLGILVFASVMATLGLQIILESIRSLASDGDEFSLTSDQEKWLVDIMLSVTLVKLALVIYCRSFTNEIVKAYAQDHFFDVITNVIGLVAALLANYIEGWIDPLGAIILAIYTIRTWSMTVLENVHSLVGQSASPEYLQKLTYLCWNHHKAVRHIDTVRAYTFGSHYFVEVDIVLPSNMPLREAHDIGEALQEKLERLPEIERAFVHLDYEFTHRPEHALSHEE; encoded by the exons ATGtctgcggcagcggcggcggcgaacggcGGGGAGGGAGAGGAGCTCCTCCTGCTCTCGGCCGTGGAGGCTGGCCGCGGTGGCGGCGCGCCCGCCGAGGCGGAGGAGTCGTGGCGGCTCAACTTCGAGGGATTCCGGCCGCCGGAGGTCCACCAGCAGAGGCCGCCGACCGGTCCGCTCCACCACTGCCTCGGCGTTCTTG CTCAAGGTCCTGAGGATGTTGTTGCTGAGTACTACCAACAGCAAGTGGAGATGCTGGAGGGTTTTAGTGAGATGGACACACTTACAGATCGTGGTTTCCTTCCTGGAATGTCCAAG GAAGAACGAGAAAAGGTTGCCAGGAGTGAAACATTAGCCATACGGCTGTCTAACATTGCAAATATGGTTCTCTTTGCTGCAAAAGTGTATGCTTCAGTAAGGAGTGGCTCACTTTCTATTATCGCATCAACTTTGGATTCTCTTCTAGACTTGTTGTCAGGATTTATCTTGTGGTTTACTGCCTTTTCAATGCAAACACCAAATCCCTACAGATACCCAATTGGAAAAAAGCGTATGCAGCCGCTG GGAATACTTGTTTTTGCTTCTGTTATGGCAACCCTTGGCCTTCAGATAATTCTAGAATCAATACGCTCATTGGCGTCTGAT GGAGATGAATTCAGCTTAACAAGTGATCAAGAAAAGTGGCTTGTGGACATCATGCTTTCCGTGACATTGGTAAAACTTGCCCTGGTTATATATTGCCGCTCATTCACCAACGAAATTGTCAAAGCATATGCACAGGATCATTTTTTCGATGTCATCACAAATGTAATTGGCTTGGTTGCTGCACTACTTGCCAATTATATTGAGGGCTGGATCGACCCACTCGGTGCAATCATT CTGGCAATCTACACGATCAGAACATGGTCGATGACGGTGCTGGAGAACGTGCACTCCCTGGTGGGGCAGTCGGCCTCGCCGGAGTACCTCCAGAAGCTGACTTACCTGTGCTGGAACCACCACAAGGCCGTGCGGCATATCGACACAGTGCGTGCCTACACGTTTGGTTCCCACTACTTCGTGGAGGTGGACATCGTGCTGCCGTCGAACATGCCGCTGCGGGAGGCTCACGACATCGGCGAGGCTCTGCAGGAGAAGCTGGAGCGCCTGCCAGAGATCGAGCGCGCGTTCGTCCACCTCGACTACGAGTTCACCCACCGGCCCGAGCACGCCTTGTCCCACGAGGAATAG
- the LOC136450708 gene encoding metal tolerance protein 5 isoform X5, whose product MVAYGVLWSTAQGPEDVVAEYYQQQVEMLEGFSEMDTLTDRGFLPGMSKEEREKVARSETLAIRLSNIANMVLFAAKVYASVRSGSLSIIASTLDSLLDLLSGFILWFTAFSMQTPNPYRYPIGKKRMQPLGILVFASVMATLGLQIILESIRSLASDGDEFSLTSDQEKWLVDIMLSVTLVKLALVIYCRSFTNEIVKAYAQDHFFDVITNVIGLVAALLANYIEGWIDPLGAIILAIYTIRTWSMTVLENVHSLVGQSASPEYLQKLTYLCWNHHKAVRHIDTVRAYTFGSHYFVEVDIVLPSNMPLREAHDIGEALQEKLERLPEIERAFVHLDYEFTHRPEHALSHEE is encoded by the exons ATGGTGGCATATGGTGTTCTCTGGTCAACAG CTCAAGGTCCTGAGGATGTTGTTGCTGAGTACTACCAACAGCAAGTGGAGATGCTGGAGGGTTTTAGTGAGATGGACACACTTACAGATCGTGGTTTCCTTCCTGGAATGTCCAAG GAAGAACGAGAAAAGGTTGCCAGGAGTGAAACATTAGCCATACGGCTGTCTAACATTGCAAATATGGTTCTCTTTGCTGCAAAAGTGTATGCTTCAGTAAGGAGTGGCTCACTTTCTATTATCGCATCAACTTTGGATTCTCTTCTAGACTTGTTGTCAGGATTTATCTTGTGGTTTACTGCCTTTTCAATGCAAACACCAAATCCCTACAGATACCCAATTGGAAAAAAGCGTATGCAGCCGCTG GGAATACTTGTTTTTGCTTCTGTTATGGCAACCCTTGGCCTTCAGATAATTCTAGAATCAATACGCTCATTGGCGTCTGAT GGAGATGAATTCAGCTTAACAAGTGATCAAGAAAAGTGGCTTGTGGACATCATGCTTTCCGTGACATTGGTAAAACTTGCCCTGGTTATATATTGCCGCTCATTCACCAACGAAATTGTCAAAGCATATGCACAGGATCATTTTTTCGATGTCATCACAAATGTAATTGGCTTGGTTGCTGCACTACTTGCCAATTATATTGAGGGCTGGATCGACCCACTCGGTGCAATCATT CTGGCAATCTACACGATCAGAACATGGTCGATGACGGTGCTGGAGAACGTGCACTCCCTGGTGGGGCAGTCGGCCTCGCCGGAGTACCTCCAGAAGCTGACTTACCTGTGCTGGAACCACCACAAGGCCGTGCGGCATATCGACACAGTGCGTGCCTACACGTTTGGTTCCCACTACTTCGTGGAGGTGGACATCGTGCTGCCGTCGAACATGCCGCTGCGGGAGGCTCACGACATCGGCGAGGCTCTGCAGGAGAAGCTGGAGCGCCTGCCAGAGATCGAGCGCGCGTTCGTCCACCTCGACTACGAGTTCACCCACCGGCCCGAGCACGCCTTGTCCCACGAGGAATAG
- the LOC136450710 gene encoding uncharacterized protein translates to MNDDASSSPASYIRLVQHLIEKCICYKLNKEECMETLEKHAKIMPVITSTVWKELEKENREFFETYKKDRGGGGPNPNQEASSTSHHPSRVQQSCGSQASTTTLQKNPSGEQEQRVVENKENRKNPSHEQEQRVVVEEEKRKNPAASKSSGDDDNQNSRSIN, encoded by the exons ATGAACGACGACGCCTCCTCGTCTCCGGCTTCGTACATCAGACTG GTGCAGCATCTGATCGagaagtgcatctgctacaaatTGAACAAGGAGGAGTGCATGGAGACGTTGGAGAAGCACGCCAAAATCATGCCCGTCATCACATCCACCG TGTGGAAGGAGCTGGAGAAGGAGAACAGGGAGTTCTTCGAGACGTACAAGAAGGATCGGGGAGGAGGAGGCCCGAACCCGAACCAGGAAGCGTCTTCTACTAGTCATCATCCTTCGCGCGTCCAACAGAGCTGCGGCTCACAAGCGTCGACGACGACGCTGCAGAAGAATCCATCTGGTGAACAGGAACAGCGCGTCGTGGAGAATAAGGAGAACAGGAAGAATCCATCTCACGAACAGGAACAGCGTGTCGTCgtggaggaggagaagaggaagaatCCTGCTGCTTCCAAGAGCTCAGGcgacgacgacaaccagaacTCTCGCTCGATTAATTAG
- the LOC136450708 gene encoding metal tolerance protein 5 isoform X4, which translates to MSAAAAAANGGEGEELLLLSAVEAGRGGGAPAEAEESWRLNFEGFRPPEVHQQRPPTGPLHHCLGVLGPLSLGSQGPEDVVAEYYQQQVEMLEGFSEMDTLTDRGFLPGMSKEEREKVARSETLAIRLSNIANMVLFAAKVYASVRSGSLSIIASTLDSLLDLLSGFILWFTAFSMQTPNPYRYPIGKKRMQPLGDEFSLTSDQEKWLVDIMLSVTLVKLALVIYCRSFTNEIVKAYAQDHFFDVITNVIGLVAALLANYIEGWIDPLGAIILAIYTIRTWSMTVLENVHSLVGQSASPEYLQKLTYLCWNHHKAVRHIDTVRAYTFGSHYFVEVDIVLPSNMPLREAHDIGEALQEKLERLPEIERAFVHLDYEFTHRPEHALSHEE; encoded by the exons ATGtctgcggcagcggcggcggcgaacggcGGGGAGGGAGAGGAGCTCCTCCTGCTCTCGGCCGTGGAGGCTGGCCGCGGTGGCGGCGCGCCCGCCGAGGCGGAGGAGTCGTGGCGGCTCAACTTCGAGGGATTCCGGCCGCCGGAGGTCCACCAGCAGAGGCCGCCGACCGGTCCGCTCCACCACTGCCTCGGCGTTCTTGGTCCCCTCTCTCTCGGCT CTCAAGGTCCTGAGGATGTTGTTGCTGAGTACTACCAACAGCAAGTGGAGATGCTGGAGGGTTTTAGTGAGATGGACACACTTACAGATCGTGGTTTCCTTCCTGGAATGTCCAAG GAAGAACGAGAAAAGGTTGCCAGGAGTGAAACATTAGCCATACGGCTGTCTAACATTGCAAATATGGTTCTCTTTGCTGCAAAAGTGTATGCTTCAGTAAGGAGTGGCTCACTTTCTATTATCGCATCAACTTTGGATTCTCTTCTAGACTTGTTGTCAGGATTTATCTTGTGGTTTACTGCCTTTTCAATGCAAACACCAAATCCCTACAGATACCCAATTGGAAAAAAGCGTATGCAGCCGCTG GGAGATGAATTCAGCTTAACAAGTGATCAAGAAAAGTGGCTTGTGGACATCATGCTTTCCGTGACATTGGTAAAACTTGCCCTGGTTATATATTGCCGCTCATTCACCAACGAAATTGTCAAAGCATATGCACAGGATCATTTTTTCGATGTCATCACAAATGTAATTGGCTTGGTTGCTGCACTACTTGCCAATTATATTGAGGGCTGGATCGACCCACTCGGTGCAATCATT CTGGCAATCTACACGATCAGAACATGGTCGATGACGGTGCTGGAGAACGTGCACTCCCTGGTGGGGCAGTCGGCCTCGCCGGAGTACCTCCAGAAGCTGACTTACCTGTGCTGGAACCACCACAAGGCCGTGCGGCATATCGACACAGTGCGTGCCTACACGTTTGGTTCCCACTACTTCGTGGAGGTGGACATCGTGCTGCCGTCGAACATGCCGCTGCGGGAGGCTCACGACATCGGCGAGGCTCTGCAGGAGAAGCTGGAGCGCCTGCCAGAGATCGAGCGCGCGTTCGTCCACCTCGACTACGAGTTCACCCACCGGCCCGAGCACGCCTTGTCCCACGAGGAATAG
- the LOC136450708 gene encoding metal tolerance protein 5 isoform X1: MSAAAAAANGGEGEELLLLSAVEAGRGGGAPAEAEESWRLNFEGFRPPEVHQQRPPTGPLHHCLGVLGPLSLGSQGPEDVVAEYYQQQVEMLEGFSEMDTLTDRGFLPGMSKEEREKVARSETLAIRLSNIANMVLFAAKVYASVRSGSLSIIASTLDSLLDLLSGFILWFTAFSMQTPNPYRYPIGKKRMQPLGILVFASVMATLGLQIILESIRSLASDGDEFSLTSDQEKWLVDIMLSVTLVKLALVIYCRSFTNEIVKAYAQDHFFDVITNVIGLVAALLANYIEGWIDPLGAIILAIYTIRTWSMTVLENVHSLVGQSASPEYLQKLTYLCWNHHKAVRHIDTVRAYTFGSHYFVEVDIVLPSNMPLREAHDIGEALQEKLERLPEIERAFVHLDYEFTHRPEHALSHEE; this comes from the exons ATGtctgcggcagcggcggcggcgaacggcGGGGAGGGAGAGGAGCTCCTCCTGCTCTCGGCCGTGGAGGCTGGCCGCGGTGGCGGCGCGCCCGCCGAGGCGGAGGAGTCGTGGCGGCTCAACTTCGAGGGATTCCGGCCGCCGGAGGTCCACCAGCAGAGGCCGCCGACCGGTCCGCTCCACCACTGCCTCGGCGTTCTTGGTCCCCTCTCTCTCGGCT CTCAAGGTCCTGAGGATGTTGTTGCTGAGTACTACCAACAGCAAGTGGAGATGCTGGAGGGTTTTAGTGAGATGGACACACTTACAGATCGTGGTTTCCTTCCTGGAATGTCCAAG GAAGAACGAGAAAAGGTTGCCAGGAGTGAAACATTAGCCATACGGCTGTCTAACATTGCAAATATGGTTCTCTTTGCTGCAAAAGTGTATGCTTCAGTAAGGAGTGGCTCACTTTCTATTATCGCATCAACTTTGGATTCTCTTCTAGACTTGTTGTCAGGATTTATCTTGTGGTTTACTGCCTTTTCAATGCAAACACCAAATCCCTACAGATACCCAATTGGAAAAAAGCGTATGCAGCCGCTG GGAATACTTGTTTTTGCTTCTGTTATGGCAACCCTTGGCCTTCAGATAATTCTAGAATCAATACGCTCATTGGCGTCTGAT GGAGATGAATTCAGCTTAACAAGTGATCAAGAAAAGTGGCTTGTGGACATCATGCTTTCCGTGACATTGGTAAAACTTGCCCTGGTTATATATTGCCGCTCATTCACCAACGAAATTGTCAAAGCATATGCACAGGATCATTTTTTCGATGTCATCACAAATGTAATTGGCTTGGTTGCTGCACTACTTGCCAATTATATTGAGGGCTGGATCGACCCACTCGGTGCAATCATT CTGGCAATCTACACGATCAGAACATGGTCGATGACGGTGCTGGAGAACGTGCACTCCCTGGTGGGGCAGTCGGCCTCGCCGGAGTACCTCCAGAAGCTGACTTACCTGTGCTGGAACCACCACAAGGCCGTGCGGCATATCGACACAGTGCGTGCCTACACGTTTGGTTCCCACTACTTCGTGGAGGTGGACATCGTGCTGCCGTCGAACATGCCGCTGCGGGAGGCTCACGACATCGGCGAGGCTCTGCAGGAGAAGCTGGAGCGCCTGCCAGAGATCGAGCGCGCGTTCGTCCACCTCGACTACGAGTTCACCCACCGGCCCGAGCACGCCTTGTCCCACGAGGAATAG